In Oncorhynchus keta strain PuntledgeMale-10-30-2019 chromosome 19, Oket_V2, whole genome shotgun sequence, a single genomic region encodes these proteins:
- the LOC118398343 gene encoding IgGFc-binding protein-like, translating to MWMLLSSSVVLLLSGLCSAGPATVPPKIGTCWAMGDPHYRTFDGHYYSFMGNCTYIMTKNCHVDKDHPAFEVQAKNVVDRANSQLTSVGMVTVKVYGVNIDIVNSEFGLVRVNFQLWNLPISLDNGKLKLSQSGFSVVLETDFGLMVQYDWLKYLVVTMPRSLAGKVCGMCGNFNGKQDDELTTPSGSLASNVVALGKSWRVSDKGGDAYCRDECTGQCENCESGLVKHLEREIFCTFLTEIMNGPFKNCNAAIDYKIFQENCLYDLCRGEIMKTYMCDTLQVYTDACQRAGIRVYNWRGIAHCPKPECPEHSHYEFCGSACPATCEDPNSPSKCKASCVEACICDEGHLRSGNKCVPKSQCGCQYKGHYVEAGTSFWGDDSCTKRCNCSSTGGSVESQVASCPLGQQCKVVDGIRGCYPTTFSSCMVSGDPHYHTFDGQLYNFQGTCVYQMASVCSNDTSLEHFSVAIQNDGRDKKVGSITKLVEVKVYGYTIVISKEHPGFVMVNGELVNLPVIINKLHIYKSGWFAVIKTDFGVEVSYDWNSIATVTVPNTYANAMCGLCGNYNHNPNDDMQMRDGKQAATAEEFGQSWILTKIPGCVNGCKGPCPDCSIAQRDQYMTNKYCGLISDPTGPFRDCHSKVEPMGFVQDCLHDVCLYQGNRNMQCNTLTAYTAACQDKGAVVYSWRSDQFCDAQCPANSHYRLCALGCSATCQSLSAPTGCAALCKEECACDTGFLLSGDQCVHLSQCGCLHEGRYYKNGQVFYPNGLCQQECTCNGTMKCQSFSCGPNEKCEVKNGVRACQPVGKGVCSISGDPHYNTFDNNTYDFQGTCTYTAAQGCHLEGTHLNPFSVVVENEKWYAMSSAPKVSVAKLLAVEVYGNILILRRNQIGMIMVNGILTNLPLSLPNGAVQIYQDGSNDVILTDFGLRVTYDLVYHVTVTVPGNYRGKTCGLCGNFNGNKNDDFLLPGGQMAKNVNSFGTAWKVSMPGMVCEDGCSGDFCPKCNSKKKAVFGADCGIITDPKGPFAACHHEIDPASYFRDCLFDVCMAEGDSKMLCRSVAAYMLDCQEFGVNIESWRSPTFCPFSCPANSHYQTCAETCATPCPGLSDTINCPTTCVERCACDKDFYFNGTGCVSWDQCSCYTGGHTLKIGESLISDNCFAVHICQKSGVVLSQSMVCQSEESCQVKDGLRGCYPIPSLNAGVHD from the exons ATGTGGATGTTACTGTCTAGCTCTGTGGTGCTACTGCTGAGTG gactctgctctgcaggaccaGCTACTGTCCCACCAAAGATAGGCACCTGCTGGGCAATGGGCGACCCCCACTACCGCACGTTCGACGGCCACTACTACAGCTTCATGGGCAACTGCACCTACATCATGACTAAGAACTGTCATGTTGACAAAGACCACCCAGCCTTTGAGGTGCAGGCCAAGAATGTGGTGGATCGTGCAAACTCGCAGCTTACCTCAGTGGGAATGGTCACTGTCAAGGTTTACGGAGTCAACATTGACATTGTCAACTCTGAATTTGGTCTTGTCCGG GTTAACTTCCAGTTGTGGAATCTTCCCATCAGCTTAGACAATGGCAAATTGAAACTCTCCCAGAGTGGATTTTCAGTTGTCCTGGAGACAGACTTTGGTCTGATGGTGCAGTATGATTGGCTGAAGTACCTGGTGGTGACTATGCCCAGGAGCCTGGCAGGCAAGGTGTGTGGCATGTGCGGCAACTTTAATGGCAAACAGGATGACGAACTCACCACTCCCAGTGGCTCCCTTGCCAGTAATGTTGTGGCCCTAGGCAAGAGCTGGAGGGTATCAGACAAGGGAGGTGATGCCTACTGCAGAGATGAGTGCACAGGCCAATGTGAGAACTGTGAGAGCGGCTTGGTTAAGCACTTAGAAAGGGAGATCTTTTGCACCTTTCTCACAGAGATAATGAATGGACCCTTCAAAAACTGCAATGCCGCCATTGACTACAAGATCTTCCAGGAGAACTGCTTGTATGACCTTTGTCGGGGCGAGATCATGAAGACGTACATGTGTGACACCCTGCAGGTGTACACCGATGCCTGCCAGAGGGCTGGGATCAGAGTGTACAACTGGAGGGGCATTGCCCATTGCC CCAAGCCTGAATGCCCAGAGCACAGTCACTATGAGTTCTGTGGAAGCGCCTGCCCTGCCACCTGTGAAGACCCAAATTCTCCCTCAAAATGCAAAGCCAGCTGTGTGGAGGCCTGTATCTGTGACGAGGGCCACCTGCGCAGTGGGAACAAGTGTGTGCCGAAGTCCCAATGTGGCTGCCAGTACAAAGGCCACTATGTCGAAGCCGGAACATCTTTCTGGGGGGATGATAGCTGTACCAAACGCTGTAACTGCAGCTCCACTGGTGGGAGTGTTGAGAGCCAGGTGGCCAGTTGTCCACTTGGACAGCAGTGCAAGGTGGTTGATGGCATAAGAGGCTGCTACCCTACAACCTTTTCCTCATGCATGGTGTCTGGTGATCCACATTACCACACCTTCGATGGACAACTCTACAACTTCCAGGGCACCTGTGTGTATCAGATGGCTAGTGTCTGCTCCAATGACACCAGCCTGGAGCACTTTAGTGTTGCCATACAGAACGATGGGCGAGATAAAAAGGTGGGGTCCATCACCAAGCTGGTAGAGGTCAAGGTCTATGGGTACACGATTGTCATCAGCAAAGAGCACCCAGGATTTGTGATG GTGAATGGTGAACTTGTGAATCTTCCTGTAATAATCAATAAACTGCACATATACAAGAGCGGTTGGTTTGCTGTGATCAAAACTGACTTTGGGGTGGAAGTGTCCTATGACTGGAACAGCATAGCGACAGTCACCGTCCCCAACACTTATGCAAATGCAATGTGCGGCCTGTGTGGCAACTACAACCACAATCCAAACGACGACATGCAGATGAGGGATGGAAAGCAGGCTGCCACTGCAGAGGAGTTCGGTCAGAGCTGGATATTAACAAAGATCCCTGGTTGTGTGAACGGCTGCAAAGGCCCCTGTCCTGACTGTAGCATCGCCCAGAGGGATCAGTACATGACAAACAAGTACTGTGGCCTCATCAGTGACCCAACAGGCCCCTTTCGTGACTGTCACTCCAAGGTGGAACCCATGGGTTTCGTTCAAGACTGTCTGCATGATGTCTGTCTGTACCAGGGAAACAGGAACATGCAGTGCAATACCCTAACTGCCTACACAGCTGCCTGCCAGGATAAAGGGGCCGTGGTCTACTCCTGGAGGTCAGATCAATTCTGTG ATGCCCAGTGCCCTGCGAACAGCCACTATAGGCTTTGTGCCCTGGGCTGTTCAGCCACATGTCAGAGCCTGTCAGCACCCACTGGCTGTGCAGCTCTGTGCAAAGAGGAATGTGCCTGTGATACTGGCTTCCTTCTCAGCGGAGACCAATGTGTTCATCTCTCCCAGTGTGGTTGTCTTCACGAAGGAAGATACTACAAAAATGGACAAGTCTTCTACCCCAATGGACTCTGTCAGCAAGAATGCACATGCAATGGCACG ATGAAGTGTCAGAGCTTTTCCTGTGGACCCAATGAGAAGTGTGAGGTGAAGAACGGCGTCAGGGCTTGCCAGCCTGTTGGAAAAGGAGTTTGTTCCATCTCAGGCGACCCACATTACAACACCTTTGACAACAACACCTATGACTTCCAAGGCACCTGCACCTACACTGCAGCTCAAGGCTGCCATCTGGAAGGTACACACCTCAACCCCTTCTCTGTGGTGGTGGAGAACGAGAAGTGGTATGCTATGTCATCAGCTCCAAAAGTGTCCGTTGCCAAGCTTTTAGCTGTAGAAGTCTATGGTAACATTCTAATTCTACGCAGGAACCAAATCGGAATGATCATG GTGAACGGCATCCTGACTAACCTCCCATTGAGCCTACCCAACGGTGCAGTGCAGATTTATCAGGATGGCTCGAATGATGTCATATTGACAGACTTTGGCCTAAGAGTTACCTATGACCTTGTGTACCACGTCACCGTCACTGTCCCTGGCAACTACAGAGGCAAGACCTGTGGTCTGTGTGGCAATTTCAATGGTAACAAGAATGATGATTTCCTGCTACCTGGTGGACAGATGGCCAAAAACGTCAACTCTTTTGGGACGGCCTGGAAGGTCAGCATGCCTGGGATGGTGTGTGAGGACGGTTGCAGCGGGGACTTCTGTCCGAAGTGTAACTCTAAGAAGAAAGCCGTGTTTGGTGCTGACTGTGGTATCATTACGGATCCTAAAGGACCCTTTGCCGCCTGCCACCATGAGATAGACCCAGCCTCTTACTTCAGAGACTGCCTCTTTGATGTCTGTATGGCTGAGGGAGATTCAAAAATGCTTTGCCGCAGTGTTGCTGCTTACATGTTAGACTGTCAGGAGTTTGGTGTAAATATCGAAAGCTGGAGATCACCAACCTTTTGCC CATTCTCCTGCCCTGCCAACAGCCACTACCAAACCTGTGCTGAAACCTGTGCAACTCCATGTCCCGGCCTATCTGACACCATCAACTGTCCCACCACCTGTGTTGAGCGATGTGCCTGCGACAAAGACTTCTACTTCAATGGTACTGGCTGTGTTAGCTGGGACCAGTGCAGCTGCTATACTGGTGGACACACCCTTAAG ATAGGGGAATCCCTGATTTCAGACAACTGCTTTGCAGTCCACATCTGCCAAAAATCTGGAGTTGTTCTGTCACAGTCTATGGTGTGCCAGAGTGAAGAGAGCTGTCAGGTCAAGGATGGTCTACGGGGATGTTATCCTATCCCGTCACTTAATGCAGGGGTACATGACTGA